The following coding sequences lie in one Corallococcus macrosporus genomic window:
- a CDS encoding valine--tRNA ligase: MTDTTELSKAYEPSEVEARWYNHWLERDYFRAEAPSAKPPFSIVLPPPNVTGSLHIGHALTATIQDILTRWKRMSGFNALWLPGTDHAGIATQMVVEKELKKTEGKSRHDLGREAFLERVWTWKGKFGARIGEQHRYLGASLDWSRERFTMDEQSSAAVREVFVRLYEEGLMYRAQKLINWCPSCRTALSDLEVEHEEKNGSLWHIRYPVKDSDRSLTVATTRPETLVGDTAVAVHPDDPRYLGLVGRSVSLPLTDREIPIIADAELVNMEFGTGVVKVTPAHDFNDYQTGLRHKLPMLSILDEAARMTKDTGKYAGLDRAEARKQVLADLTELGLLEKEEPHKLSVGTCQRCATVVEPRLSPQWFIKIEPLAKPAIEAVEQGRTKFVPESWTNTYFHWMNNIHDWCVSRQLWWGHQIPAWYCTACTPPEERSKDTADVIVSRTPPESCPKCGGKELTQDPDVLDTWFSSALWPFSTLGWPKQTADLKTFYPTSVMETGHDIIFFWVARMMMMGLHFMGDVPFRTVYLHAMVRDEKGEKMSKTKGNVIDPLDVILGAKADALQPSLRNRFPQGMPAHGADALRFTLASLTQQGRDIKLSMDRLGGYKAFCNKLWNASRFALMNMGDFDLDRTPLEGRKLTLADRWILSRLQKATEATRASLEQFGFAEAASTLYQFLWAEFCDWYIELAKGSLYGEDAEAKDTTRAVLVTCLDRILRLMHPFMPFITEEIWQKLPMSRPTESICIAEYPAPESAWVDAAAEGEMAPVIAAIEGLRTLRGESNLPPSAKVKAVVQSPDATTRELLDRWRAYLMPLAGLSEVVVGPPGAKPPQAAAFVSGNLEIYVPLAGLVDLDAERDRLKKEIARAEQELASLQRKLDNPNFVARAPPDVVEKDKARVTELQERTVKLQDHLQRIAPEPPMSETPSPLPGSTESEAPEASESIAPESAQVKVAAEPRAPKDEGVNLGQELKGEIEAEEASKAPQAADPVVEEALNKLREGTKEGLSPADHHDLGVAYMSMGLVDDAMREFDRAKEGGDAREAPEDSAKPVKKAAGKKAPAKKAAGKKAAPAKKAAAKKAPAKKAAAKKSAAKKAAGKKPAAKKASAKKAAGKKSAAKKAAGRKPAAKKAAGKKASAKKAAAKKTTRGKPARKTRR, encoded by the coding sequence ATGACTGACACGACTGAACTGTCCAAGGCCTACGAGCCCTCCGAGGTGGAGGCGCGGTGGTACAACCACTGGCTGGAGCGCGACTACTTCCGCGCCGAAGCCCCTTCCGCCAAGCCGCCGTTCAGCATCGTGCTGCCGCCGCCCAACGTCACGGGCAGCCTGCACATCGGCCACGCGCTCACCGCGACCATCCAGGACATCCTCACGCGCTGGAAGCGCATGAGCGGCTTCAACGCGCTCTGGCTGCCGGGCACGGATCACGCGGGCATCGCCACGCAGATGGTGGTGGAGAAGGAGCTCAAGAAGACGGAAGGCAAGAGCCGCCACGACCTGGGCCGCGAGGCGTTCCTCGAGCGCGTCTGGACTTGGAAGGGCAAGTTCGGCGCGCGCATCGGTGAGCAGCACCGCTACCTGGGCGCGTCGCTGGACTGGAGCCGCGAGCGCTTCACCATGGACGAGCAGTCCTCGGCCGCGGTGCGCGAGGTGTTCGTCCGGCTGTACGAAGAGGGCCTGATGTACCGGGCCCAGAAGCTCATCAACTGGTGCCCGTCCTGCCGCACGGCCCTCTCCGACCTGGAAGTGGAGCACGAGGAGAAGAACGGCTCGCTCTGGCACATCCGCTACCCGGTGAAGGACAGCGACCGCTCGCTCACCGTGGCGACGACGCGCCCGGAGACGCTGGTGGGCGACACGGCGGTGGCCGTGCACCCGGACGACCCGCGCTACCTGGGGCTCGTGGGCCGCAGCGTGTCCCTGCCGCTCACCGACCGCGAGATCCCCATCATCGCGGACGCGGAGCTGGTGAACATGGAGTTCGGCACCGGCGTGGTGAAGGTCACGCCCGCGCACGACTTCAACGACTACCAGACGGGCCTGCGCCACAAGCTGCCGATGCTGTCCATCCTGGACGAAGCGGCGCGGATGACGAAGGACACCGGCAAGTACGCGGGCCTGGATCGCGCGGAAGCGCGCAAGCAGGTGCTGGCGGACCTGACGGAGCTGGGCCTGCTGGAGAAGGAGGAGCCGCACAAGCTGAGCGTGGGCACCTGCCAGCGCTGCGCCACGGTGGTGGAGCCGCGCCTGTCGCCGCAGTGGTTCATCAAGATTGAGCCGCTGGCGAAGCCGGCCATCGAGGCGGTGGAGCAGGGCCGCACCAAGTTCGTCCCGGAGTCGTGGACGAACACATACTTCCACTGGATGAACAACATCCACGACTGGTGCGTGAGCCGCCAGCTGTGGTGGGGCCACCAGATCCCCGCGTGGTACTGCACGGCGTGCACGCCTCCCGAGGAGCGCTCGAAGGACACGGCGGACGTCATCGTGTCGCGCACGCCGCCGGAGTCCTGCCCGAAGTGCGGCGGCAAGGAGCTGACGCAGGATCCGGACGTGCTGGACACCTGGTTCTCGTCCGCGCTGTGGCCGTTCTCCACGCTGGGCTGGCCGAAGCAGACGGCGGACCTGAAGACCTTCTACCCGACGTCCGTGATGGAGACGGGCCACGACATCATCTTCTTCTGGGTCGCCCGGATGATGATGATGGGCCTGCACTTCATGGGGGATGTGCCCTTCCGCACCGTGTACCTGCACGCGATGGTGCGCGACGAGAAGGGCGAGAAGATGTCCAAGACGAAGGGGAACGTCATCGATCCCCTGGACGTCATCCTCGGCGCGAAGGCGGACGCGCTGCAGCCTTCGCTGCGCAACCGCTTCCCGCAGGGCATGCCCGCGCACGGCGCGGACGCGCTGCGCTTCACGCTCGCGTCGCTCACGCAGCAGGGCCGCGACATCAAGCTGTCGATGGACCGCCTGGGTGGCTACAAGGCGTTCTGCAACAAGCTGTGGAACGCCAGCCGCTTCGCCCTGATGAACATGGGCGACTTCGACCTGGACCGGACGCCGCTGGAGGGCCGCAAGCTGACGCTGGCGGACCGGTGGATCCTCTCCCGGCTGCAGAAGGCCACGGAAGCGACGCGCGCGTCGCTGGAGCAGTTCGGCTTCGCGGAGGCGGCCTCCACGCTGTACCAGTTCCTGTGGGCGGAGTTCTGCGACTGGTACATCGAACTGGCGAAGGGCTCGCTGTACGGCGAGGACGCGGAGGCCAAGGACACCACGCGCGCGGTGCTGGTGACGTGCCTGGACCGCATCCTGCGGCTGATGCACCCGTTCATGCCGTTCATCACCGAGGAGATCTGGCAGAAGCTGCCGATGTCCCGGCCCACGGAGAGCATCTGCATCGCGGAGTATCCTGCGCCGGAGTCGGCGTGGGTGGACGCGGCCGCGGAAGGCGAGATGGCGCCGGTCATCGCGGCCATCGAGGGGCTGCGCACGCTGCGCGGCGAGAGCAACCTGCCGCCGTCCGCGAAGGTGAAGGCGGTGGTGCAGAGTCCGGACGCGACGACGCGCGAGCTGCTGGATCGGTGGCGCGCGTACCTGATGCCGCTCGCGGGTCTGTCCGAGGTCGTGGTGGGCCCGCCGGGCGCCAAGCCTCCGCAGGCGGCGGCGTTCGTGAGTGGCAACCTGGAGATCTACGTGCCCCTGGCGGGCCTGGTGGATCTGGACGCGGAGCGCGACCGCCTGAAGAAGGAGATCGCCCGCGCCGAGCAGGAGCTCGCGAGTTTGCAGCGCAAGCTGGACAACCCCAACTTCGTGGCCCGTGCTCCGCCGGACGTGGTGGAGAAGGACAAGGCCCGGGTGACGGAGCTCCAGGAGCGCACGGTCAAGCTGCAGGATCACCTCCAGCGCATCGCCCCGGAGCCCCCCATGTCCGAGACGCCGTCACCGTTACCGGGCAGCACCGAGTCCGAAGCCCCTGAAGCGTCCGAGAGCATCGCGCCCGAGAGCGCGCAGGTGAAGGTGGCCGCCGAGCCGCGGGCACCGAAGGACGAAGGGGTGAACCTGGGGCAGGAGCTCAAGGGCGAGATTGAAGCCGAGGAGGCTTCGAAGGCGCCCCAGGCCGCGGATCCGGTGGTGGAGGAGGCGCTCAACAAGCTGCGCGAGGGCACCAAGGAAGGGCTGTCCCCGGCGGATCACCACGACCTGGGCGTCGCGTACATGAGCATGGGCCTCGTGGACGACGCGATGCGCGAGTTCGACAGGGCCAAGGAGGGCGGCGACGCCCGCGAGGCGCCGGAGGACTCGGCGAAGCCGGTGAAGAAGGCGGCGGGCAAGAAGGCTCCGGCGAAGAAGGCCGCGGGCAAGAAGGCGGCTCCCGCGAAGAAGGCGGCGGCGAAGAAGGCCCCCGCGAAGAAGGCGGCGGCGAAGAAGAGCGCCGCGAAGAAGGCCGCGGGCAAGAAGCCGGCCGCGAAGAAGGCTTCCGCGAAGAAGGCGGCGGGGAAGAAGAGCGCCGCGAAGAAGGCCGCGGGCAGGAAGCCCGCCGCGAAGAAGGCGGCGGGAAAGAAGGCTTCCGCGAAGAAGGCGGCGGCGAAGAAGACCACCCGGGGCAAGCCGGCGCGCAAGACGCGCCGGTAG
- a CDS encoding response regulator: MPKNLLIADDSLTIRKVIGMIFATEDFQVTAVDNGLDAISRTRELRPDVVLADVMMPGKSGYEVCEALKNDPATQAIPVLLLAGTFEAFDENRAKAARADDHITKPFESQILLDKVKALVGQKSNTMPASAATRVLPQTAAPVAPAGAPPAAAVPPGARPAGAPPPGAVPPGARPPGPGVPPPGARPPGAGVPPPPGAARPLPGAVPPGARPPGAPPPGAVPPGARPPPGAVPPGARPPGAPPPGAMPPGARPPPGAVPPGARPPGAPPPGMAARPPGPGAPNIPGGFPRPPGAAPLPSAPPPAAVPPAARARDPFGLGAPSAPPAAQARTESIRIEDSLPEPSGAEEISLDLGGPPAPAATPMQQARPAADGGEALLREALSKASREVIEKIAWEVVPQLAETIIRQELERLIKDRETQH; this comes from the coding sequence ATGCCCAAGAATCTACTGATCGCCGACGACTCGCTCACCATCCGCAAGGTGATCGGGATGATCTTCGCGACGGAAGACTTCCAGGTGACCGCGGTGGACAACGGGCTGGACGCCATCTCCCGCACGCGCGAGCTGCGCCCGGACGTGGTGCTCGCCGACGTGATGATGCCGGGCAAGAGCGGCTACGAGGTCTGCGAGGCGCTCAAGAACGACCCCGCCACGCAGGCCATCCCGGTGCTGCTGCTGGCCGGCACCTTCGAGGCGTTCGACGAGAACCGCGCGAAGGCCGCCCGCGCGGATGACCACATCACCAAGCCCTTCGAGAGCCAGATCCTCCTCGACAAGGTGAAGGCGCTGGTGGGCCAGAAGTCCAACACCATGCCCGCGTCCGCCGCGACGCGCGTGCTGCCCCAGACCGCCGCACCGGTGGCCCCGGCCGGTGCGCCGCCCGCCGCCGCCGTGCCTCCGGGCGCGCGTCCCGCGGGTGCGCCGCCTCCGGGCGCCGTGCCTCCGGGTGCCCGTCCTCCGGGACCGGGCGTGCCGCCGCCGGGTGCGCGTCCTCCGGGCGCGGGGGTGCCGCCGCCTCCGGGCGCCGCGCGTCCGCTGCCGGGCGCCGTGCCTCCGGGTGCGCGTCCTCCGGGTGCGCCGCCTCCGGGCGCCGTGCCTCCGGGTGCGCGTCCTCCTCCGGGTGCCGTGCCTCCGGGCGCGCGTCCTCCGGGTGCGCCGCCTCCGGGCGCCATGCCTCCGGGTGCGCGTCCTCCGCCGGGTGCCGTGCCTCCGGGCGCGCGTCCTCCGGGTGCACCGCCTCCGGGCATGGCCGCGCGTCCTCCGGGCCCTGGCGCCCCGAACATCCCGGGCGGCTTCCCGCGTCCTCCGGGTGCGGCGCCGCTGCCGTCCGCGCCTCCGCCCGCCGCGGTCCCTCCGGCGGCCCGGGCCCGGGATCCGTTCGGCCTGGGAGCCCCGTCCGCTCCGCCCGCCGCGCAGGCGCGCACGGAGAGCATCCGCATCGAGGACTCGCTGCCCGAGCCCAGCGGTGCGGAGGAGATCTCCCTGGACCTCGGCGGGCCCCCGGCGCCGGCCGCCACGCCCATGCAGCAGGCCCGTCCGGCCGCGGATGGCGGAGAGGCGTTGCTTCGCGAGGCGCTGTCGAAGGCGTCCCGCGAGGTCATCGAGAAGATTGCCTGGGAGGTCGTCCCGCAGCTGGCGGAGACGATCATCCGGCAGGAGCTGGAGCGGCTCATCAAGGACCGCGAGACCCAGCACTGA
- a CDS encoding chemotaxis protein CheW, with translation MSPFESGRRLCLLVEAGETRYAVEATSVIEVAMPGARGASLRGVLEVKDLSTLLGGPPEDVPGMVVVLDVSPTLAVRVRSVVEVADVARDPFFLLPPGLADSLAPLSRGAVLHKDRLYLELIVEALPHRAGPRVTPPELRPVHWVDVPPERALVLESQGVLFGVPLANVSQVVPRGEAFSVLPVQSGPVAGVYPHAQALWPICSVPALLGAPARVEELFVLTELAGRNVGLAATRVLGVLQKFKPAELTGTFRAPGLPDPVMLLDLQRMFS, from the coding sequence GTGTCGCCCTTTGAAAGCGGACGGCGGCTCTGCCTTCTGGTGGAGGCCGGTGAGACGCGTTACGCGGTGGAGGCCACGTCCGTCATCGAGGTCGCGATGCCGGGGGCGCGCGGCGCCAGCCTGCGCGGCGTGCTGGAGGTGAAGGATCTCTCCACGCTGCTCGGCGGCCCCCCCGAGGACGTGCCGGGCATGGTGGTGGTGCTGGACGTCAGCCCCACGCTCGCGGTGCGGGTGCGCTCCGTGGTGGAGGTCGCGGATGTCGCGCGGGATCCGTTCTTCCTGCTGCCTCCGGGCCTGGCGGACTCGCTGGCGCCCCTGAGCCGGGGCGCGGTGCTGCACAAGGACCGGCTGTACCTGGAGCTCATCGTGGAGGCGCTGCCGCACCGCGCGGGCCCCCGGGTCACGCCGCCGGAGCTGCGGCCCGTACACTGGGTGGACGTGCCCCCGGAGCGGGCGCTGGTGCTGGAGTCCCAGGGCGTGCTGTTCGGCGTCCCGCTGGCCAACGTGTCCCAGGTGGTGCCCCGGGGCGAGGCCTTCAGCGTCCTTCCGGTGCAGAGCGGACCCGTGGCGGGGGTGTATCCGCACGCGCAGGCGCTGTGGCCCATCTGTTCGGTTCCGGCGCTGCTGGGGGCGCCGGCCCGGGTGGAGGAGCTGTTCGTCCTGACGGAGCTGGCGGGGCGGAACGTGGGGCTGGCGGCCACCCGGGTGCTCGGCGTGCTGCAGAAGTTCAAGCCGGCCGAGCTGACCGGAACGTTCCGGGCGCCGGGGCTGCCGGATCCGGTGATGTTACTGGACCTGCAGCGCATGTTTTCTTGA
- a CDS encoding GGDEF domain-containing protein, with translation MARLLLVDDEKIARNLYGDYLTAAGHIVTAVATVADAKAALAAGRVDAVVTDLILPGGDGMEILRHVRERYPGVEVVVITGLDKVAPAVRAIKSGAAEYLVKPVAPEALQHALRRALTTRDLMRENASLRQHVALLEAGQRIATTLDRERLAAATADALESMANASAVMLLERDPSASGFRSHGMRGLPEDLHEALVPQLVERLASTRTPLSLDGLQVPWPRTLTFPAVDGDTVLGHAVLFHDSAPPEHHPETVSFLVRNWALALRNLGRFAAVEDLAYVDDLTRLFNTRYLHLVLDREVNEALQTQRPFSLLFLDLDRFKAINDTHGHLVGSRVLVEAARVLKGCVRDPDVVARFGGDEYVVLLRGTDSGGALKVAERIRRTMETHQFLGREGLALKLTTCIGVASFPEHAQDKDHLLDLSDRAMYRGKRGTRNVVYMAAQDLEATPAERRQGPPPAQG, from the coding sequence ATGGCGCGACTGCTCCTCGTCGACGACGAAAAGATCGCCCGCAACCTCTACGGCGACTACCTCACGGCCGCGGGACACATCGTCACGGCGGTCGCCACCGTGGCGGATGCGAAGGCCGCGCTCGCCGCGGGCCGGGTCGACGCGGTGGTGACGGACCTCATCCTCCCCGGCGGCGACGGCATGGAGATCCTCCGCCACGTGCGCGAGCGCTATCCCGGCGTGGAGGTCGTCGTCATCACCGGCCTGGACAAGGTCGCCCCCGCGGTGCGCGCCATCAAGAGCGGCGCGGCGGAGTACCTGGTCAAGCCGGTGGCGCCGGAGGCCCTGCAGCACGCCCTGCGCCGCGCGCTCACCACGCGCGACCTGATGCGGGAGAACGCGTCGCTGCGCCAGCACGTCGCGCTGCTGGAGGCGGGCCAGCGCATCGCCACCACGCTCGACCGTGAGCGGCTGGCCGCCGCCACCGCGGACGCGCTGGAGTCCATGGCCAACGCCTCCGCCGTCATGCTCCTGGAGCGCGACCCCAGCGCCTCGGGCTTCCGCTCGCACGGCATGCGCGGCCTGCCGGAGGACCTGCACGAGGCCCTGGTGCCGCAGCTCGTGGAGCGGCTCGCGAGCACGCGCACGCCCCTGTCGCTCGACGGCCTGCAGGTGCCCTGGCCGCGCACCCTCACCTTCCCCGCCGTGGACGGCGACACGGTGCTGGGCCACGCGGTGCTCTTCCACGACAGCGCGCCCCCGGAGCACCACCCGGAGACGGTGAGCTTCCTCGTGCGCAACTGGGCGCTGGCCCTGCGCAACCTGGGCCGCTTCGCCGCCGTGGAGGACCTGGCGTACGTCGACGACCTCACCCGCCTGTTCAACACGCGCTACCTGCACCTGGTGCTGGACCGCGAGGTGAACGAGGCCCTCCAGACGCAGCGGCCCTTCTCCCTGCTGTTCCTGGACCTGGACCGCTTCAAGGCCATCAACGACACGCACGGGCACCTGGTGGGCTCGCGCGTGCTGGTGGAGGCCGCGCGCGTGCTCAAGGGCTGCGTGCGCGACCCGGACGTGGTGGCGCGCTTCGGCGGCGACGAGTACGTGGTGCTGCTGCGTGGCACCGACTCCGGCGGGGCCCTCAAGGTCGCCGAGCGCATCCGCCGCACCATGGAGACCCACCAGTTCCTGGGCCGCGAGGGACTGGCGCTCAAGCTCACCACCTGCATCGGCGTGGCCAGCTTCCCGGAGCATGCGCAGGACAAGGACCACCTGCTGGACCTGTCCGACCGGGCCATGTACCGGGGCAAGCGCGGCACCCGGAACGTCGTCTACATGGCGGCGCAGGACCTGGAAGCCACCCCGGCCGAGCGCCGCCAGGGCCCGCCGCCCGCGCAGGGCTGA
- a CDS encoding demethoxyubiquinone hydroxylase family protein, with the protein MPQTNPFHSLVPRKLTDSELARSIRLNIEAELDAINLYAAHLDATDNEEAKAILRHVMDEEREHAALFWQLIARLDPEQAQHDREAGQKYRLITTGASHEEVEAVSEGGGAQPAEVELPKRLTVGSLRK; encoded by the coding sequence ATGCCGCAGACGAACCCGTTCCACTCGCTGGTGCCCCGGAAGCTGACGGACTCCGAACTGGCCCGCTCCATCCGGCTCAACATCGAGGCGGAGCTGGACGCCATCAACCTCTACGCCGCGCACCTGGACGCGACGGACAACGAGGAGGCGAAGGCCATCCTGCGGCACGTCATGGACGAGGAGCGCGAGCACGCGGCCCTGTTCTGGCAGCTCATCGCGCGGCTCGACCCCGAGCAGGCCCAGCACGACCGCGAGGCGGGGCAGAAGTACCGCCTCATCACCACCGGCGCGTCCCACGAGGAGGTGGAGGCGGTGAGCGAGGGCGGCGGTGCCCAGCCCGCCGAGGTGGAGCTGCCCAAGCGCCTCACCGTGGGCAGCCTGCGCAAGTAG